One Chordicoccus furentiruminis DNA window includes the following coding sequences:
- a CDS encoding ABC transporter permease — protein sequence MKKAKSEGFKTFLNGYGVVTIVLIAVFIVMSFLSKNFMTGVNMYNLMRSTAVYGIIALAMTFVIVTGGIDLSVGTHVGMAGMVVALLTVNQVCGIWPAVFIALALCAVIGLINGIMIYDGGLPPFIATLGMMMITRAIILLISNAKNITGLPQSFLAVSKMKVGPIPFMAVVWFIAIAISFFIFKYTVFGRNVFSVGSNIEAARLSGIPVRRTTYGVYVLSGIFCGVGGILLTSRVASGIPTLGTGYEMNAIAAAVVGGASMNGGEGYIGGTVVGSILIATIANAGTLLGLNSNITDIIVGVLIVASVLIDKFRKH from the coding sequence ATGAAAAAAGCAAAGTCAGAGGGATTCAAAACATTCCTGAACGGGTATGGAGTCGTCACCATTGTTTTAATCGCAGTGTTTATTGTGATGAGTTTCCTCAGCAAAAACTTCATGACCGGAGTCAATATGTACAACCTGATGCGGTCAACAGCAGTATATGGCATTATAGCCCTTGCCATGACCTTTGTCATTGTTACGGGCGGCATTGATTTGTCTGTCGGCACGCATGTCGGGATGGCGGGTATGGTTGTTGCCTTGCTAACAGTTAATCAGGTTTGCGGAATTTGGCCGGCTGTTTTTATTGCACTGGCACTTTGCGCAGTGATCGGACTGATTAATGGGATCATGATTTACGACGGCGGACTTCCCCCATTCATTGCCACACTGGGAATGATGATGATCACGCGGGCGATTATCCTTCTGATCTCCAATGCAAAAAACATCACCGGGCTTCCGCAATCCTTTTTGGCTGTATCAAAGATGAAAGTCGGCCCGATTCCCTTTATGGCCGTAGTGTGGTTCATAGCGATTGCAATCTCTTTCTTTATCTTTAAATATACCGTGTTTGGAAGAAATGTTTTTTCGGTCGGATCTAATATTGAAGCCGCACGCCTTTCAGGTATCCCGGTCAGAAGAACTACATATGGAGTTTACGTTCTTTCGGGAATATTTTGCGGAGTCGGCGGTATTCTTCTGACATCCCGCGTGGCCAGTGGTATTCCTACATTGGGCACTGGCTATGAGATGAACGCCATTGCCGCGGCGGTGGTCGGCGGAGCATCAATGAATGGCGGCGAAGGTTATATCGGAGGAACGGTGGTTGGTTCTATCCTTATTGCGACGATCGCGAATGCCGGCACGTTGCTGGGGCTGAATTCTAATATTACGGATATCATTGTAGGAGTGCTGATTGTTGCCTCTGTTCTCATTGACAAGTTCAGAAAGCATTAA
- the rbsD gene encoding D-ribose pyranase has product MRFDLHEGILNCQLKRVLAEAGHMDWLMLSDAAMPVPIDKERVDLAIVKGLPRQLSVLKAIIQEKPIEKIYMASEVKEVSPKYLSKVRELLKESDTELEFVPHETLKKMSRDYNTRACIRTGECTSYSTMILDIGVSYGGDDDTDFHAV; this is encoded by the coding sequence ATGAGATTTGATCTGCATGAAGGAATACTGAACTGTCAGCTCAAAAGAGTATTAGCTGAAGCTGGGCATATGGACTGGCTGATGCTCTCAGATGCTGCGATGCCGGTTCCGATTGACAAGGAAAGAGTGGATTTGGCTATAGTCAAAGGATTGCCCAGACAACTGTCTGTTTTAAAAGCGATCATACAGGAAAAGCCGATTGAGAAGATATATATGGCTTCCGAAGTGAAGGAAGTCAGTCCCAAATATCTTTCGAAGGTCAGAGAACTTCTGAAGGAAAGTGATACCGAGCTTGAATTTGTTCCCCATGAGACGCTGAAGAAAATGTCCAGAGATTATAACACACGAGCCTGTATCCGTACGGGCGAATGCACAAGTTACTCGACCATGATTCTTGATATCGGAGTTTCCTATGGGGGCGATGATGACACGGATTTTCATGCGGTTTGA
- the rbsK gene encoding ribokinase: MFGSFVVDLTGRGPHLPVPGETVKSGYFKMGPGGKGYNQGIAAFQSGGEVTIVTKLGNDLFANIALDFMKNLGMDTSRILRTDEYSTGTALIEVDEKTGQNAIMVIPSACDHITDDEVDSLKDLISSSDIVLTQLETNYSALSRLIDLAYSAGKQIVLNTAPVQPVSDKLLAKCSIVTPNEVEAAALSGIPVTDEKSASAAAGYFLKKGVKAVIITMGEKGAFVTDGKTEKMIPAYPVQALDTTGAGDAYNGGLVTALSEGKDIFEAARFASAVGALAVQKIGTAPAMPRRDEIDAFIASRGKENEE, from the coding sequence ATGTTTGGAAGCTTTGTCGTAGACCTGACCGGCAGAGGCCCTCATCTCCCTGTCCCCGGAGAGACAGTTAAAAGCGGTTATTTTAAGATGGGGCCGGGTGGAAAGGGATACAATCAGGGGATCGCGGCTTTCCAATCAGGCGGTGAAGTAACAATCGTAACAAAGCTTGGAAATGATCTGTTTGCCAATATCGCATTGGATTTCATGAAGAATCTCGGCATGGATACGTCCAGAATACTGAGAACAGATGAATATTCAACAGGAACCGCATTAATAGAAGTAGACGAGAAAACCGGTCAGAACGCAATCATGGTTATTCCATCAGCCTGTGATCATATTACGGATGATGAAGTGGACAGTCTGAAGGATTTGATTAGTTCGTCCGATATTGTGCTGACCCAGCTGGAAACAAATTACAGTGCACTGTCACGTCTTATTGATCTTGCTTATTCAGCGGGCAAGCAGATTGTTCTAAATACAGCACCGGTACAACCGGTCAGTGACAAGCTTCTTGCGAAATGCAGTATCGTTACGCCGAACGAAGTAGAGGCCGCTGCTTTGAGCGGTATACCCGTGACAGATGAAAAAAGCGCATCAGCAGCAGCCGGTTATTTTCTGAAGAAAGGTGTGAAGGCTGTTATTATTACGATGGGAGAGAAAGGAGCTTTTGTAACGGACGGAAAAACAGAAAAGATGATTCCGGCTTATCCGGTGCAAGCTCTTGATACGACTGGCGCCGGGGATGCTTATAATGGCGGTCTTGTTACGGCGCTTTCAGAAGGAAAAGACATTTTTGAAGCAGCACGGTTCGCGAGCGCGGTAGGAGCTTTGGCTGTACAGAAGATCGGTACCGCACCGGCAATGCCGCGAAGGGATGAAATCGACGCGTTTATTGCGTCGAGAGGAAAGGAGAACGAGGAATGA